One window of Burkholderia vietnamiensis LMG 10929 genomic DNA carries:
- a CDS encoding ABC transporter substrate-binding protein, with protein MHVKLFAAAALAAAVAAPGVAAAKPLTVCTESSPDGFDVVQYNSLVTTNASADVIFNTLVSYDEATKKVVPALADKWEASADGLTYTFHLRPNVAFQTTDYFKPGRPLNADDVVFTFARMLDDSNPWHKVAGASGFPHAQSMGLAKLVKSVSKVDDSTVKFVLNEPNATFVPILTMGFASIYSAEYADQLLKAGKQADLNAKPIGTGPFVLKSYTKDALIRYDVNPSYWGAKPKVDRLIYAITPDASVRMQKVKAGECQIALSPKPQDVLAAKGESALKVVQTPAFMTAFVALNTQKRPLDNDKVREALNLAFDRATYLKVVFDNTATAANNPYPPNTWSYAKDLAPYPYDPAKAKQLLAQAGFPNGFTTTIWTRPTGSVLNPNPKAGAELLQADLAKIGVKADVKVIEWGELIKQAKLGQHDMLFMGWAGDNGDPDNYLTPLFSCNAVKSGINFARFCDAQLDKLIADGKATADQAKRAKLYEAAQKIIHDQALWIPLGYPTAAALTRANVSGYRVSPFGRQNFTTVSVQ; from the coding sequence ATGCACGTCAAGCTGTTCGCCGCGGCGGCACTGGCCGCCGCCGTCGCCGCTCCGGGCGTCGCCGCCGCCAAGCCGCTCACCGTTTGCACCGAGTCGAGCCCCGACGGCTTCGACGTCGTGCAGTACAACTCGCTCGTCACCACCAACGCGTCGGCCGACGTGATCTTCAATACGCTCGTGTCGTACGACGAAGCGACCAAAAAGGTCGTCCCCGCGCTCGCCGACAAATGGGAAGCGAGCGCCGACGGCCTCACCTACACGTTCCATCTGCGCCCGAACGTCGCGTTCCAGACCACGGACTACTTCAAGCCTGGCCGCCCGCTGAACGCCGACGACGTCGTCTTCACGTTCGCGCGGATGCTCGACGATTCGAACCCGTGGCACAAGGTGGCCGGCGCGAGCGGCTTCCCGCACGCGCAGTCGATGGGCCTCGCGAAGCTCGTGAAGTCGGTCTCGAAAGTCGACGACAGCACCGTGAAGTTCGTGCTGAACGAGCCGAACGCGACGTTCGTGCCGATCCTGACGATGGGCTTCGCGTCGATCTACTCGGCCGAATACGCGGACCAGCTGCTGAAGGCCGGCAAGCAGGCCGACCTGAACGCGAAGCCGATCGGCACCGGCCCGTTCGTGCTGAAGAGCTATACGAAGGACGCGCTGATCCGCTACGACGTGAACCCGAGCTACTGGGGCGCGAAGCCGAAGGTCGACCGGCTGATCTACGCGATCACGCCCGACGCATCGGTGCGCATGCAGAAGGTGAAGGCCGGCGAATGCCAGATCGCGCTGTCGCCGAAGCCGCAGGACGTGCTCGCCGCGAAGGGCGAAAGCGCGCTGAAGGTCGTGCAGACGCCCGCGTTCATGACCGCGTTCGTCGCGCTGAACACGCAGAAAAGGCCGCTCGACAACGACAAGGTGCGCGAGGCGCTGAACCTCGCCTTCGATCGCGCGACCTATCTGAAGGTCGTGTTCGACAACACGGCGACGGCCGCGAACAACCCGTATCCGCCGAACACGTGGAGCTACGCGAAGGACCTCGCGCCGTATCCGTACGATCCGGCGAAGGCGAAGCAACTGCTCGCGCAGGCCGGCTTCCCGAACGGCTTCACGACGACGATCTGGACGCGCCCGACCGGCAGCGTGCTGAACCCGAACCCGAAGGCCGGCGCCGAGCTGCTGCAGGCCGACCTCGCGAAGATCGGCGTGAAGGCCGACGTGAAGGTGATCGAATGGGGCGAGCTGATCAAGCAGGCGAAGCTCGGCCAGCACGACATGCTGTTCATGGGCTGGGCCGGCGACAACGGCGATCCGGACAATTACCTGACGCCGCTGTTCAGCTGCAACGCGGTGAAGTCGGGCATCAACTTCGCGCGTTTCTGCGACGCGCAGCTCGACAAGCTGATCGCCGACGGCAAGGCGACCGCCGATCAGGCCAAGCGCGCGAAGCTGTACGAAGCGGCGCAGAAGATCATCCACGACCAGGCGCTGTGGATTCCGCTCGGCTACCCGACTGCGGCCGCGCTCACGCGCGCGAACGTGAGCGGCTATCGCGTGAGCCCGTTCGGCCGTCAGAACTTCACGACGGTGTCCGTGCAGTAG